One stretch of Prunus persica cultivar Lovell chromosome G1, Prunus_persica_NCBIv2, whole genome shotgun sequence DNA includes these proteins:
- the LOC18793576 gene encoding zinc transporter 4, chloroplastic isoform X2, translated as MANTSCESSELEAACRDESSALVLKLIAVASILIAGVVGVAIPLVGKNRRFLRTDSSLFVAAKAFAAGVILATGFVHMLNGGSDALNNPCLPEFPWAKFPFSGFFAMMASLATLLVDFVGTQYYERKQGLARPIEDQVRVGSDVPEIEAGVGPGQPQKDRNGKVFGEEEGGGMHIVGMHAHAAHHRHSHPHGQAACDGHVAREPELEHGHDHGHGHSHGFGGADEDSGVRHVVVSQILELGIVSHSVIIGLSLGVSQSPCTIRPLVAALSFHQFFEGFALGGCISQAQIKTLSATIMACFFAITTPLGIGVGTAISSFYNPYSPGALITEGILDSLSAGILVYMALVDLIAADFLSKRMSCNFRLQVVSYCCLFVGAGLMSLLAIWA; from the exons ATGGCCAACACGAGCTGCGAGAGCTCCGAGCTCGAGGCCGCCTGCCGCGATGAGTCATCGGCGCTCGTCCTCAAACTAATCGCCGTCGCTTCGATTCTCATCGCCGGAGTCGTCGGGGTCGCCATTCCCCTCGTAGGAAAAAACCGCCGGTTTCTCCGGACCGACAGCAGCCTCTTTGTCGCGGCCAAAGCCTTTGCGGCCGGCGTCATTCTCGCGACCGGGTTCGTGCACATGCTTAATGGCGGGTCGGACGCGTTGAACAACCCGTGTTTACCCGAATTCCCGTGGGCCAAGTTTCCGTTCTCGGGCTTTTTCGCCATGATGGCCTCGCTTGCCACGTTGCTCGTTGACTTTGTGGGGACGCAGTATTACGAGAGGAAACAGGGGCTGGCCCGGCCCATCGAGGACCAGGTCCGGGTCGGGTCGGATGTACCGGAAATTGAGGCGGGCGTGGGTCCTGGGCAGCCCCAAAAGGATCGGAATGGGAAGGTGTTTGGGGAAGAGGAAGGCGGTGGGATGCACATTGTGGGAATGCATGCGCACGCGGCGCACCATAGACACAGCCACCCGCATGGGCAGGCCGCGTGTGACGGCCACGTGGCGCGGGAACCCGAACTTGAACACGGGCACGATCACGGGCACGGGCATTCTCACGGGTTCGGTGGTGCTGACGAGGATAGTGGTGTTCGGCACGTCGTCGTTTCTCAG aTTTTGGAACTTGGGATTGTATCACATTCTGTCATCATCGGCCTATCTCTGGGAGTTTCACAGAGCCCATGCACCATAAGACCCTTAGTTGCAGCACTCTCCTTCCACCAGTTCTTTGAAGGCTTTGCACTTGGAGGCTGCATATCTCAAGCCCAGATCAAGACCCTCTCAGCAACTATCATGGCCTGTTTTTTTGCCATCACAACTCCCCTCGGGATCGGCGTTGGGACGGCCATTTCTTCATTTTACAACCCATACAGCCCAGGAGCTTTGATAACTGAAGGCATCTTGGATTCCCTGTCTGCTGGCATTCTGGTGTACATGGCCTTGGTGGACCTCATTGCTGCTGATTTCTTGAGTAAGAGGATGAGCTGCAATTTTAGGCTCCAAGTTGTATCTTATTGCTGTCTCTTTGTTGGAGCTGGATTGATGTCCTTGCTTGCAATTTGGGCTTGA
- the LOC18793576 gene encoding zinc transporter 4, chloroplastic isoform X1 — translation MLFIEDLLPLLWYSGFREKARFFKESLLQSMANTSCESSELEAACRDESSALVLKLIAVASILIAGVVGVAIPLVGKNRRFLRTDSSLFVAAKAFAAGVILATGFVHMLNGGSDALNNPCLPEFPWAKFPFSGFFAMMASLATLLVDFVGTQYYERKQGLARPIEDQVRVGSDVPEIEAGVGPGQPQKDRNGKVFGEEEGGGMHIVGMHAHAAHHRHSHPHGQAACDGHVAREPELEHGHDHGHGHSHGFGGADEDSGVRHVVVSQILELGIVSHSVIIGLSLGVSQSPCTIRPLVAALSFHQFFEGFALGGCISQAQIKTLSATIMACFFAITTPLGIGVGTAISSFYNPYSPGALITEGILDSLSAGILVYMALVDLIAADFLSKRMSCNFRLQVVSYCCLFVGAGLMSLLAIWA, via the exons ATGTTATTCATCGAG GATCTTTTGCCCCTGCTCTGGTATTCTGGTTTCCGAGAAAAAGCTCGGTTTTTCAAAG AGTCGCTTTTGCAGTCCATGGCCAACACGAGCTGCGAGAGCTCCGAGCTCGAGGCCGCCTGCCGCGATGAGTCATCGGCGCTCGTCCTCAAACTAATCGCCGTCGCTTCGATTCTCATCGCCGGAGTCGTCGGGGTCGCCATTCCCCTCGTAGGAAAAAACCGCCGGTTTCTCCGGACCGACAGCAGCCTCTTTGTCGCGGCCAAAGCCTTTGCGGCCGGCGTCATTCTCGCGACCGGGTTCGTGCACATGCTTAATGGCGGGTCGGACGCGTTGAACAACCCGTGTTTACCCGAATTCCCGTGGGCCAAGTTTCCGTTCTCGGGCTTTTTCGCCATGATGGCCTCGCTTGCCACGTTGCTCGTTGACTTTGTGGGGACGCAGTATTACGAGAGGAAACAGGGGCTGGCCCGGCCCATCGAGGACCAGGTCCGGGTCGGGTCGGATGTACCGGAAATTGAGGCGGGCGTGGGTCCTGGGCAGCCCCAAAAGGATCGGAATGGGAAGGTGTTTGGGGAAGAGGAAGGCGGTGGGATGCACATTGTGGGAATGCATGCGCACGCGGCGCACCATAGACACAGCCACCCGCATGGGCAGGCCGCGTGTGACGGCCACGTGGCGCGGGAACCCGAACTTGAACACGGGCACGATCACGGGCACGGGCATTCTCACGGGTTCGGTGGTGCTGACGAGGATAGTGGTGTTCGGCACGTCGTCGTTTCTCAG aTTTTGGAACTTGGGATTGTATCACATTCTGTCATCATCGGCCTATCTCTGGGAGTTTCACAGAGCCCATGCACCATAAGACCCTTAGTTGCAGCACTCTCCTTCCACCAGTTCTTTGAAGGCTTTGCACTTGGAGGCTGCATATCTCAAGCCCAGATCAAGACCCTCTCAGCAACTATCATGGCCTGTTTTTTTGCCATCACAACTCCCCTCGGGATCGGCGTTGGGACGGCCATTTCTTCATTTTACAACCCATACAGCCCAGGAGCTTTGATAACTGAAGGCATCTTGGATTCCCTGTCTGCTGGCATTCTGGTGTACATGGCCTTGGTGGACCTCATTGCTGCTGATTTCTTGAGTAAGAGGATGAGCTGCAATTTTAGGCTCCAAGTTGTATCTTATTGCTGTCTCTTTGTTGGAGCTGGATTGATGTCCTTGCTTGCAATTTGGGCTTGA
- the LOC18789534 gene encoding probable beta-1,3-galactosyltransferase 12, translating into MPLFFHRQSSLPTTTATSPSYSSKLLKPLKPNSAPVPTRSPLPIIVFSLVSLFIGLAGTIFAITALRRPTPIPVFRCGKSEDTFRAFYSLSTSRQLGDKNGGLVDRPKLLGFVGIQTGFGSADRRAALRRTWFPSDPDGLLRLEQATGLAFRFVIGRSKDAKKMAGVQKEIDKYRDFLVIDVNEEYLNLPWKTLAFFKAAFQLFEADYYVKADDDIYLRPDRLATLLAKERTHSQTYIGCMKKGPVITDPKMKWYEKSGHLIGNEYFRHAYGPIYVLSAEVVASLAIARNNSLRMFSNEDVTIGSWMLAMNVNHEDNRALCDPRCTPASIAVWDIPKCSGLCNPASRLKELHAMGMCSKSPTLRPDDR; encoded by the exons ATGCCACTCTTTTTCCACCGCCAATCTTCTCTCCCAACCACCACCGCCACCTCCCCCTCTTACTCTTCCAAGCTCCTCAAGcccctaaaacccaattctgcCCCTGTCCCCACGCGCTCTCCCCTGCCCATTATCGTCTTTTCACTCGTCTCCCTCTTCATCGGCCTCGCCGGAACCATCTTCGCCATCACCGCCCTCCGTCGCCCAACGCCCATTCCCGTTTTTCGATGCGGCAAATCGGAAGACACCTTCCGGGCATTCTACTCTCTTTCGACCTCTCGGCAGCTCGGTGATAAGAATGGTGGCTTGGTTGATCGGCCTAAGCTTCTTGGGTTCGTCGGAATTCAGACCGGGTTCGGCTCAGCTGATCGCCGTGCGGCTTTGCGGAGGACGTGGTTTCCTTCTGACCCAGATGGCCTTTTGAG ATTGGAACAAGCTACTGGTTTAGCTTTTAGGTTTGTTATTGGGAGATCTAAAGATGCAAAGAAGATGGCGGGGGTTCAGAAAGAGATAGATAAGTACAGAGACTTTCTGGTTATTGATGTCAATGAAGAGTATTTGAACCTTCCATGGAAAAC GTTGGCATTTTTCAAAGCAGCATTTCAACTTTTTGAAGCAGATTACTATGTCAAAGCAGATGACGACATTTATTTGCGTCCAG ATCGACTAGCAACACTTCTAGCCAAGGAGCGAACACATTCACAAACCTACATTGGATGCATGAAGAAAGGACCAGTAATCACTGACCCTAAAATGAAATG GTATGAGAAATCAGGACATCTAATTGGGAATGAATACTTTCGGCATGCTTATGGTCCTATATATGTTCTGTCTGCAGAAGTGGTAGCATCATTGGCAATTGCTAGAAATAACAG tTTGAGAATGTTTAGCAATGAGGACGTTACGATTGGGTCGTGGATGCTTGCTATGAATGTCAACCATGAGGATAATCGGGCATTATGTGACCCTCGTTGCACACCTGCATCCATCGCAGTGTGGGACATCCCAAAATGTTCAG GTTTGTGCAACCCAGCTAGTAGGCTGAAAGAGCTTCATGCAATGGGTATGTGCTCCAAAAGTCCAACTCTTCGTCCCGACGACAGATAG